Proteins encoded in a region of the Quercus lobata isolate SW786 chromosome 8, ValleyOak3.0 Primary Assembly, whole genome shotgun sequence genome:
- the LOC115954539 gene encoding O-acyltransferase WSD1-like, with amino-acid sequence MDVKEGLWPASPSAQYYNSSVLSVSIMGVMETEVPIAINHARTMLLLKDVFLPINPRFSSIMVMDGKGEKQWKRVEVKLEEHVNVPIFPTGLSPTSYDEYLEDFISRISMEHFSQNKPLWEIHIVKYPTSNAAGTVIFKLHHALGDGYSLMGALLSCLQRADNPSLPLTFPSRQHTESKSNRESSCRRVPKLFSLIFNSVSDFGFCFLKSTLVEDDRTPIRSGIEGVEHRPIMISNMIFSLDSIKHIKAKLGVTINDVITGIIFLGTRLCMQEINYKSSKSHSTALVLLNTRTMSGAYKSIEEMLEPKSKVPWGNRFSFLHVPMPKFKDDHKSANPLEFVWAANKIIKKKKSSLGVYITSKLLDIVKKLKGPEAAAKFIHGTIWKSSLSISNLIGPLEQVSLDNHPIKGLYYVVLGIPQNLVISIVSYMGSLRVSAVIEKGFLDPQKFKSCVENAFEIILKAADEIPN; translated from the exons atggatgtaAAGGAAGGATTGTGGCCAGCAAGTCCTAGTGCACAATACTATAACAGCTCTGTGCTATCGGTATCCATTATGGGTGTTATGGAAACTGAGGTGCCAATTGCAATTAACCACGCCCGTACCATGTTATTGCTCAAGGATGTGTTCCTGCCCATTAATCCACGCTTTTCCTCCATCatg GTTATGGATGGAAAAGGAGAGAAGCAATGGAAACGGGTTGAGGTGAAGCTTGAAGAGCATGTTAATGTTCCCATTTTCCCCACTGGCTTGTCGCCCACATCATACGATGAATATCTTGAAGATTTTATATCAAGGATTTCAATGGAgcatttttcacaaaacaaacCACTATGGGAAATTCACATCGTTAAATATCCAACAAGCAATGCAGCTGGTACTGTCATATTCAAGCTTCACCATGCGCTTGGTGATGGCTACTCCCTCATGGGTGCACTTCTCTCATGTCTGCAAAGAGCTGATAATCCTTCTCTTCCCCTAACATTTCCTTCACGCCAACACACAGAGTCAAAAAGCAACAGAGAAAGTTCTTGTAGAAGAGTTCCCAAACTTTTTTCCTTGATCTTTAACTCTGTAtctgattttggtttttgctttttaaaaagTACTTTGGTTGAAGATGATCGAACACCGATAAGGTCTGGGATTGAAGGAGTCGAGCATCGGCCAATCATGATATCAAACATGATATTCTCTCTGGATAGTATCAAACACATTAAGGCCAAGCTTGGAGTG ACGATAAATGATGTAATTACTGGAATAATCTTCCTCGGCACCCGGTTATGCATGCAAGAGATTAACTATAAATCAAGTAAATCACATTCCACAGCATTGGTATTGCTCAACACTAGGACAATGAGTGGCGCCTACAAGTCAATTGAGGAGATGCTTGAACCTAAGTCAAAGGTGCCATGGGGGAACCGATTCAGCTTCTTGCATGTACCAATGCCAAAGTTTAAGGATGATCATAAATCCGCAAACCCACTTGAGTTTGTGTGGGCAGCAAACAAGAtaatcaagaagaagaaaagctcATTAGGTGTTTATATCACTAGTAAGCTTTTGGATATTGTGAAGAAACTTAAAGGCCCTGAG GCTGCCGCTAAATTCATACATGGGACAATATGGAAGTCTAGTTTGTCGATTTCGAATTTGATCGGGCCACTGGAACAAGTGTCTTTGGATAATCATCCGATCAAAGGTCTATACTACGTGGTGCTCGGTATACCTcag AACCTTGTTATATCAATAGTAAGTTACATGGGAAGCCTGAGGGTTAGCGCCGTAATAGAGAAGGGATTCCTGGATCCCCAAAAATTCAAGTCATGCGTGGAAAATGCCTTTGAGATAATTCTCAAAGCTGCAGATGAAATCCCTAATTAA